In Mercenaria mercenaria strain notata chromosome 14, MADL_Memer_1, whole genome shotgun sequence, the following are encoded in one genomic region:
- the LOC123527249 gene encoding uncharacterized protein LOC123527249 has protein sequence MNDNTIGIRNGSFLEMKNSDIGGAPAEPDHLHPQTEFRRRRSITPRIHGPNDEDTKVTWSDLSYEFTQYTTLHGLRYIALRDAFILRRIFWLLLTVTCSSLMVVQVVDRVQYLLQSPIAVNIKVNYNQSLVFPTITICNQNAFRATEASELDLYQLIEDMYHDGSKDSINTSSLQSSHLDIGLDELYTKLGHSKDDFIISCSWAGERCSADNFTTTLTDHGMCYTFNDKSQLDVSFSGAEHGLRLTLNVERYNAMPGPHDANGIKLLATSESEFPRVEEIGLAIPAGAHAFVGLGVLVIKNLPKPHGDCGERTLISTERYTPEMCILECVTDYVGKKCNCRNFYMPNINGKLPVCTVKQYFNCYLKAYEHIRKRTVVECDCPTSCNYQLYESSISYATTSANVKGNLLGLAKSADLKQKFYRAREVTSKMNTAILKRFEETVQGTVENYKKLKYLFAVDILERLDNQMETLKNWRENMTSTINRKQFLYDYQEYSIQKNFLRARDAMEERTLNTLCFGFHEHVFKTELLLRQMFEAIQQNKSVPAGMIHTYLKTILQSKIETAGRAYQNYTQIYTAYETGQRIFNYKFKDIPRKDNEAIVPKLLLNESLSHNAYARRYSRRVGKDIKRVLKWTNRFEMFTDETYHNTSDTFDFLRMHTLSGQFIDACEDFFHSKSTFYFESVDRPLRFIQERMQNFSNMRRDFDENIGEQFNALRTLRNSLFIIQSGVYTDLASGIKLAEEYFVENSTQNVTKLRLAEIFTSKSVSNDLHMLSLFFTEIRQKGQFIYETWKAIRSTSLLIWETILKDKDSVEYYKYKNMTDFLQNYTGVATDLNSIVKMLQDDNDLRNVLRNTDNVFVKATETLTEELREFLHGNEMGESFIRDNFLQLDIYYKELRHEEIEQQRAYDAIALLCDIGGSIGLFIGASVMTVFEILDFVISNAVFNMINRNNTIV, from the exons GATATTCTGGCTGCTACTGACAGTGACCTGCTCCAGTCTGATGGTTGTTCAGGTTGTTGATCGTGTCCAGTACTTACTACAGTCGCCGATCGCTGTCAACATCAAAGTTAACTATAACCAGAGTCTCGTGTTTCCCACCATTACAATCTGCAACCAGAATGCATTCCG GGCGACAGAAGccagtgaacttgacctttaccAGCTTATCGAGGACATGTATCATGACGGAAGTAAAGACTCGATTAACACATCTTCGCTACAAAGCTCGCATTTGGACATTGGTTTGGACGAATTGTACACCAAACTTGGACACAGCAAGGACGATTTTATAATTAG TTGTTCCTGGGCCGGAGAAAGGTGTTCGGCAGATAATTTTACCACGACCTTGACCGACCACGGGATGTGTTATACATTTAACGACAAATCTCAGCTAGACGTGTCATTTTCAG GGGCTGAACATGGCCTTCGGCTTACTCTTAATGTGGAGCGATATAATGCTATGCCAGGCCCTCACGATGCAAACGGGATCAAACTTCTGGCCACCTCAGAGTCGGAATTTCCTCGCGTGGAGGAAATTGGATTAGCCATACCCGCGGGTGCGCATGCGTTCGTGGGACTCGGCGTACTTGTG ATAAAAAATTTACCCAAACCTCATGGCGACTGCGGAGAGCGAACATTGATTTCAACCGAAAGATATACACCGGAAATGTGCATCCTAGAGTGTGTTACGGACTACGTTGGCAAAAAGTGCAACTGTCGAAATTTCTACATGCCTAATATAAATG GAAAACTTCCAGTTTGCACAGTGAAACAATATTTTAACTGTTACCTCAAAGCATACG aacatatACGGAAAAGAACAGTAGTCGAATGTGACTGTCCGACTTCATGTAATTATCAGTTATACGAGAGTTCCATTTCATACGCCACGACCTCAGCTAATGTGAAAGGCAACCTGCTAGGTCTCGCTAAATCAGCGGATTTGAAACAGAA attttaCAGGGCAAGGGAAGTCACTTCAAAAATGAACACGGCAATTCTGAAGCGATTCGAAGAGACGGTACAAGGAACAGTCGAAAATtacaaaaaactaaaatatttatttgcagTCGATATTCTAGAGCGTTTGGATAATCAGATGGAGACTCTTAAGAATTGGCGGGAAAATATGACATCAACGATAAACCGGAAACAGTTTTTGTATGATTACCAGGAATATTCTATTCAGAAGAATTTCTTGCGGGCGCGTGACGCAATGGAGGAAAGGACACTGAATACGCTGTGTTTTGGGTTTCATGAGCACGTGTTTAAAACCGAACTTCTTTTACGTCAGATGTTTGAGGCAATTCAACAGAATAAAAGTGTTCCCGCAGGTATGATCCACACATACTTGAAAACTATTTTGCAAAGTAAGATTGAAACAGCGGGAAGGGCTTATCAAAATTACACACAGATTTATACGGCGTACGAAACGGGTCAAAGAATATTCAACTATAAGTTTAAGGACATTCCACGCAAGGATAACGAGGCGATAGTCCCAAAACTGCTTCTGAACGAATCTCTCTCACATAACGCATATGCCAGACGTTATTCCAGGCGCGTTGGTAAAGACATAAAACGTGTTTTGAAATGGACAAATCGTTTTGAAATGTTTACTGATGAAACTTACCACAATACGTCTGACACATTTGACTTTCTGAGAATGCACACTCTCAGCGGACAGTTTATTGACGCATGTGAAGACTTTTTCCACAGTAAAAGTACGTTTTATTTCGAGTCTGTGGATAGACCTTTACGCTTTATTCAAGAGCGCATGCAGAACTTCTCTAACATGaggagagattttgatgaaaacaTTGGCGAACAGTTCAATGCATTACGAACGCTGAGAAACTCTCTTTTCATTATTCAAAGTGGGGTTTATACAGATTTAGCGAGCGGAATCAAGTTAGCAGAAGAATATTTCGTAGAAAACTCGACACAAAATGTAACCAAACTGCGATTGGCAGAGATATTTACATCCAAATCTGTCAGTAATGATTTGCACATGCTTTCATTATTTTTCACGGAAATTCGCCAGAAAGGACAATTTATTTACGAAACCTGGAAGGCCATTAGATCGACGAGCCTCCTCATATGGGAAACTATTCTCAAAGATAAGGACAGCGTGGAatattacaagtacaaaaacatgACAGACTTTCTGCAAAACTACACAGGCGTTGCCACAGATTTAAATTCGATAGTAAAAATGCTTCAGGACGACAACGATCTCCGAAATGTATTGCGCAATACGGATAATGTTTTCGTCAAGGCCACAGAGACGCTCACAGAGGAGCTCCGCGAATTCTTACATGGAAACGAAATGGGAGAAAGTTTCATTCG GGACAATTTTCTACAGCTTGATATTTACTACAAAGAATTACGACATGAAGAAATCGAGCAGCAGAGAGCGTATGATGCTATCGCACTTCTGT gTGACATTGGTGGATCTATAGGCCTGTTTATAGGCGCTAGTGTTATGACGGTGTTTGAAATACTAGACTTCGTCATCAGTAACGCTGTCTTCAATATGATTAACAGAAACAACACGATAGTATAG